From Carassius gibelio isolate Cgi1373 ecotype wild population from Czech Republic chromosome B21, carGib1.2-hapl.c, whole genome shotgun sequence, the proteins below share one genomic window:
- the LOC127985901 gene encoding uncharacterized protein LOC127985901, translating to MDSIEKAIQAVLPQLDEAKLETLVNELVKVGVEGPDDLQFIQEDDIKHLLTPIQCRKIIHSLKVCNAGPSNPQLSPSSSEPLSVAYSSTCPISSISPISAWVNSFEVPWNKVRLTLRRAVDAGERPAPDDRRHLIKVTVDAMRERSLNPTRRECVVVAKAITQKYPNSFLDKNEEGELIGCGYFSVINQLKTRVEYLNRGNSLSRLRKHKRTQRDDEDGDDDQPAVATCARIDSYGCVRWQPADYPDGETSASLEEKKLEMIDIFSREGLKGAERGRVEDLMAITYAKQREYINAKPSPSILDVGKEWPFLFSQKFLLSHFTTLTNVELYTRLNEDMDKKGKRLLDFFSSQITKWRKEVRAVLKEAIKKDREGSDGLAAMLVMLAHFKEQEESLFLIADVSSLII from the exons ATGGACTCCATTGAGAAGGCAATACAGGCCGTGCTACCACAGCTAGATGAAGCAAAGCTTGAAACTTTAGTCAATGAGTTGGTGAAAGTAGGTGTTGAAGGACCAGATGATCTGCAGTTTATTCAAGAAGATGACATCAAACATCTGCTCACACCCATTCAGTGCAGAAAAATTATTCATTCCTTGAAAG TGTGTAATGCAGGTCCTTCAAATCCCCAGCTGAGCCCTTCATCGTCTGAGCCACTGTCAGTTGCCTATTCCAGCACATGCCCCATATCATCTATAAGTCCCATCTCTGCATGGGTGAACAGTTTTGAGGTGCCATGGAACAAAGTGAGGCTGACTCTTAGAAGAGCAGTAGATGCTGGTGAGAGGCCAGCTCCGGATGACCGCAGACACTTGATAAAAGTCACTGTTGATGCGATGAGAGAGCGTTCCTTGAACCCTACTCGCAGAGAGTGTGTGGTAGTGGCTAAAGCTATAACTCAAAAATATCCAAATAGCTTTTTAGACAAAAATGAAGAGGGGGAGCTAATTGGATGTGGGTATTTCAGCGTTATAAATCAGCTCAAAACCAGAGTAGAATATTTGAATCGAGGCAACTCTCTTTCCCGTCTGAGGAAGCACAAACGCACCCAGAGAGATGATGAGGATGGTGATGATGACCAGCCAGCAGTAGCTACATGTGCAAGAATCGACAGTTATGGGTGTGTTCGTTGGCAGCCAGCGGACTATCCAGATGGGGAAACATCAGCATCATTAGAGGAAAAGAAGCTTGAGATGATTGATATATTCAGCCGAGAGGGACTAAAGGGCGCTGAGAGAGGAAGGGTAGAAGACCTAATGGCAATCACTTATGCCAAACAGCGGGAATACATCAACGCAAAGCCTTCCCCAAGCATTCTGGATGTGGGTAAAGAGTGGCCATTTCTCTTTTCACAGAAGTTTTTATTGTCACACTTCACCACTCTCACCAATGTTGAACTATACACAAGACTGAATGAAGATATGGACAAAAAGGGTAAAAGACTCCTGGATTTCTTCAGTAGTCAGATTACAAAGTGGAGGAAAGAAGTAAGAGCTGTTCTGAAGGAAGCCATAAAGAAGGACCGAGAAGGATCTGATGGCCTAGCAGCGATGCTTGTGATGTTGGCACACTTCAAAGAGCAAGAGGAGTCACTTTTTCTCATTGCCGATGTAAGTTccttaattatttaa